The Exiguobacterium mexicanum genome includes a window with the following:
- a CDS encoding glycerol-3-phosphate responsive antiterminator has translation MIEGQTILPALRDMRDLETFVKGSFKVGVLLEVHVARLDAVFQLLAAHDKQVFVHLDLIQGLKADEYAAEYVCQTFRPYGIISTKGSVILKAKQKQIKTVQRLFLIDSSSLEKSYRLINRTQPDYIEVLPGLVPKYIRCVKAATNIPVFAGGLISSSEEIEAALEAGATVVTTSDQTLWSN, from the coding sequence ATGATTGAAGGTCAAACGATTTTGCCTGCTCTCCGAGACATGAGAGACCTCGAGACATTTGTGAAAGGGTCATTCAAAGTTGGCGTCTTGCTTGAAGTCCATGTGGCCCGGCTTGATGCCGTGTTTCAGTTACTAGCGGCCCATGACAAGCAAGTGTTCGTCCATCTCGATTTGATTCAAGGTCTGAAGGCGGATGAATATGCGGCCGAATATGTGTGTCAGACGTTTCGACCGTATGGAATCATCTCGACGAAAGGCAGTGTCATTTTAAAAGCGAAACAAAAGCAAATTAAAACGGTGCAACGTCTATTTTTAATCGATTCGAGTTCGCTCGAGAAGAGTTATCGCCTCATCAACCGCACTCAACCGGATTATATTGAGGTATTACCAGGTCTCGTCCCGAAATATATCCGGTGCGTGAAAGCAGCGACAAATATTCCAGTCTTCGCTGGCGGCTTGATCTCGTCGTCTGAAGAAATCGAGGCTGCCCTTGAGGCAGGTGCGACCGTCGTGACGACGTCAGACCAAACACTTTGGTCGAACTGA
- a CDS encoding SDR family NAD(P)-dependent oxidoreductase — translation MKQTMIITGVSQGIGRELARHFSTTYRVVGLDIGQDPQLEGVTFHQMDLGDHEDVNRVFKVIHQEIGTAHVLINNGGVSSLVKPITELDVETFKRVIDVNLVGTFACSKAFLTLNEGADFGRIINVASTRALQNEADWEAYGASKGGIVSLTQSMAVSLAERPITVNAVSPGWIHTSDDALRDIDHAQHPSGRVGTPEDIVRAVSYLIDEKNDFVNGHNLIVDGGMTKKMIYEA, via the coding sequence ATGAAACAGACGATGATTATAACCGGTGTCAGCCAAGGAATCGGGCGGGAACTGGCCCGCCATTTTAGCACGACATATCGTGTTGTCGGACTCGATATCGGGCAAGACCCACAACTTGAAGGAGTGACGTTCCATCAGATGGATCTGGGAGATCATGAGGATGTGAACCGCGTATTCAAAGTTATTCATCAAGAAATCGGCACCGCCCATGTGCTTATCAATAACGGTGGCGTATCCTCGCTCGTCAAGCCGATAACCGAACTCGACGTCGAGACGTTCAAACGCGTAATCGATGTCAACCTCGTCGGGACGTTCGCTTGCTCGAAAGCTTTCTTGACGTTGAACGAAGGGGCTGATTTCGGCCGCATCATCAACGTGGCCTCGACCCGCGCGCTTCAGAACGAGGCTGATTGGGAAGCGTACGGTGCCTCAAAAGGCGGGATCGTTTCGTTGACCCAGTCGATGGCGGTCTCTTTGGCTGAACGACCAATCACGGTGAATGCGGTCAGTCCCGGATGGATCCATACCTCGGATGATGCCCTTCGTGATATCGATCACGCGCAGCATCCGTCAGGACGTGTCGGGACACCGGAGGATATCGTCCGCGCCGTCTCTTATTTGATTGACGAGAAAAACGATTTCGTCAACGGGCATAATTTGATCGTTGATGGGGGCATGACGAAAAAGATGATTTACGAAGCTTGA
- a CDS encoding HD domain-containing protein, translating to MHQIIEEALRFAAVRHDGQFRKGTNIPYLTHPVAVSMLLVEDRQPVPVVVAGLLHDLLEDTLTTPDELSERFGYEVTRLVKAVSEPGKHQSWEERKRMTIQHVRTMQYDEVALLAADKLHNLRSIRLDVESAGKQVWDRFNRPLRDQSWYYHELLHALKPFAQTTTLIEAFETEMNLLFYGVEEGRTEKLEKLFGVIKHGFREEEWLQETTTLCQTAFELNETMREGYRHGTEVNQPELDALSAQLKEAGLWERLSLPALQAIDELSYRMALQSDEIVTWLE from the coding sequence GTGCATCAAATCATCGAGGAGGCACTCCGTTTCGCGGCCGTCCGTCACGACGGACAGTTTCGAAAAGGAACGAATATTCCTTACTTGACCCATCCTGTTGCCGTCTCCATGTTGCTCGTCGAAGATCGGCAACCCGTCCCGGTCGTCGTGGCGGGTCTGCTCCACGACTTGCTCGAAGATACGTTGACGACACCTGATGAACTGAGTGAACGATTTGGATATGAAGTGACACGTCTAGTCAAGGCTGTGTCCGAGCCGGGGAAACACCAGTCGTGGGAAGAACGCAAACGGATGACGATTCAGCATGTGCGGACGATGCAGTATGATGAAGTCGCACTCTTGGCCGCGGACAAGCTACATAATCTGCGTTCGATTCGTCTCGACGTCGAGTCTGCCGGCAAACAAGTATGGGACCGTTTCAATCGGCCGCTCCGCGACCAATCCTGGTATTATCATGAACTGCTCCATGCGTTGAAGCCGTTCGCGCAGACGACGACGCTCATCGAAGCGTTCGAGACGGAAATGAACTTGTTGTTTTACGGAGTCGAAGAAGGGCGGACCGAGAAGTTAGAGAAATTGTTCGGTGTCATCAAACATGGGTTCCGTGAAGAGGAGTGGCTTCAAGAGACGACGACGCTTTGTCAGACCGCTTTTGAGCTGAACGAGACGATGCGCGAAGGATATCGTCACGGGACCGAGGTCAACCAACCCGAGCTCGACGCCTTGTCGGCTCAATTGAAAGAAGCAGGACTGTGGGAACGCTTGTCGCTCCCGGCACTCCAAGCAATCGATGAATTATCGTATCGAATGGCATTGCAGTCGGACGAGATCGTCACGTGGCTTGAGTGA
- a CDS encoding sodium:calcium antiporter: MVFIYFILAAALTVYAAMKLSTYADVISEKSTMSGMLVGTVLLAGATSLPEVTTSVSAVMINNPDIAIGNMLGSNLFNIFILAMFDLFYRQKRLFNEASRDHLYTAGLGLMLTLVTMIALIVRIDFTILGIGIDALLIAVLYGIGIYYIGKRPQQPAVEREAAHEAVQEIGASATSSITVKRAVIGFIIAALVIMGAGTALSVLGDQIAVVTGLGSSFVGSFLIAATTSLPEAVSVFVALKLRNVNLAFGSILGSNIFNMLIIAMSDVFYRDGSILADVAASHLVTAIGITILSVLVMYTLLRKDVTSKFRYVLPSVLVVLVYFASSYFIFIG, encoded by the coding sequence ATGGTATTTATTTACTTCATCTTGGCCGCAGCACTCACCGTGTATGCCGCCATGAAACTCTCGACTTACGCTGACGTCATCAGTGAGAAGTCGACGATGAGCGGGATGCTCGTCGGGACGGTATTGCTAGCCGGTGCCACATCGTTGCCGGAAGTGACGACGAGCGTCTCGGCCGTCATGATCAATAACCCGGATATCGCCATCGGGAACATGCTCGGATCGAACTTGTTCAACATCTTCATCTTGGCGATGTTCGATCTGTTCTATCGTCAGAAACGCTTGTTCAATGAGGCGAGCCGAGACCATCTCTATACGGCCGGTCTCGGTCTCATGTTGACGCTCGTCACGATGATCGCCCTCATCGTCCGCATCGATTTCACGATTCTCGGTATCGGGATTGACGCCTTGTTGATCGCGGTATTGTACGGGATCGGGATTTACTATATCGGCAAGCGCCCGCAACAACCTGCCGTCGAGCGGGAAGCTGCACATGAGGCCGTACAAGAAATCGGCGCGAGTGCGACGAGTTCGATCACGGTCAAACGTGCGGTCATCGGCTTCATCATCGCCGCACTCGTCATCATGGGGGCGGGGACAGCACTATCGGTATTGGGCGATCAGATCGCCGTCGTCACGGGTCTCGGTTCGAGCTTCGTCGGTAGCTTCTTGATTGCCGCGACGACCTCGCTCCCGGAGGCTGTATCGGTATTTGTCGCCTTGAAACTTCGTAACGTCAACTTGGCGTTCGGTTCGATTTTGGGAAGCAACATCTTCAACATGCTCATCATCGCGATGTCGGATGTCTTCTACCGAGACGGCTCGATTCTGGCCGACGTGGCTGCGTCTCACTTAGTGACGGCGATCGGCATCACGATTTTGTCGGTGTTGGTCATGTATACGCTCCTTCGTAAAGACGTGACGTCGAAGTTCCGCTATGTCTTGCCGTCAGTGCTCGTCGTACTCGTCTACTTCGCTTCGTCTTACTTCATCTTCATCGGTTAA
- a CDS encoding bifunctional glycosyltransferase family 2/GtrA family protein — translation MQMHSVERLDEYVVVIPAYNPDQALLTLVRELKETGFVHVIVVNDGSAETSRPVFEEVRKWVTTVLVHERNQGKGAALKTGLRHVVEQFPGTHGVITVDADGQHLPEDVRHVYEAGIQRPHHLVMGCRDFSGAHIPFRSRFGNQMTRGVMLLGSGLRLKDTQTGLRAIPLRYAEQLLDVPGNRYEFEMNMLTFTKRLQVPIHQTPIQTVYVAENASSHFRPVIDSILIYRMFLAYSLSSVASFLLDIGFYALFVYLLNPWFETTHVLIATVVARILSSLFNYFVNRKIVFHSKAKRAMPKYFGLVGLQMALSAGLVYALFYVIRDGEVWIKVFVDSFLFVVSYYVQKKWIFKR, via the coding sequence ATGCAAATGCATTCCGTGGAACGTCTAGATGAGTATGTCGTCGTGATTCCGGCCTATAATCCGGATCAAGCGCTTCTCACACTTGTCCGCGAGCTGAAAGAGACAGGGTTTGTCCATGTGATCGTCGTGAACGATGGAAGTGCCGAGACGTCCCGGCCGGTGTTTGAAGAGGTCAGGAAGTGGGTGACGACCGTCCTCGTCCATGAACGGAATCAAGGCAAGGGCGCGGCGTTGAAGACGGGGCTTCGTCACGTCGTCGAACAGTTCCCGGGCACGCATGGCGTCATCACCGTCGATGCGGATGGGCAACACCTGCCGGAAGATGTAAGACATGTATATGAGGCGGGTATTCAGCGGCCGCATCATCTGGTCATGGGTTGCCGTGATTTCTCGGGCGCACACATTCCGTTCCGGAGCCGATTCGGAAATCAGATGACGCGCGGCGTCATGTTGCTCGGCAGCGGTCTTCGTCTGAAGGACACCCAGACCGGCCTTCGGGCGATTCCGCTGCGGTATGCGGAACAATTGCTTGATGTGCCGGGGAACCGTTATGAGTTCGAGATGAACATGTTGACGTTCACGAAACGATTGCAAGTCCCGATTCATCAGACACCAATTCAAACCGTCTATGTGGCAGAAAACGCCTCGTCCCATTTCCGGCCGGTGATCGACTCGATTCTTATCTATCGCATGTTTTTGGCCTATTCATTATCATCGGTCGCATCATTTCTGTTAGACATCGGGTTCTATGCCTTGTTCGTCTATTTGTTGAATCCGTGGTTCGAGACGACGCACGTCTTGATTGCGACGGTCGTGGCCCGTATCCTGTCATCGCTGTTCAATTATTTCGTCAATCGGAAAATTGTGTTCCATTCGAAGGCGAAGCGGGCGATGCCGAAATACTTCGGTCTCGTCGGATTGCAGATGGCGCTGTCGGCCGGTCTCGTCTATGCGCTGTTCTATGTCATCCGCGACGGTGAGGTGTGGATCAAAGTGTTCGTCGACAGCTTCTTGTTCGTCGTCAGTTATTATGTCCAGAAAAAATGGATCTTTAAACGCTAA
- a CDS encoding 3'-5' exonuclease, with product MPHSILAIDVETANRDSRSICSVGWSLLVDGEIIETNQLLVNPEEDFDAGNIRVHGIRPSDVWDAPALPEVLEQLYPTLRDVDLVMAHNASFDMGAFKKAIAKYDLYTFPTIEYGCTVKLSRKLYPGLPNHKLNAMAEYLNVPFMHHDAAEDARVCALLMRDMMQKTGIHDPRELHRYTSVKLGKLAY from the coding sequence ATGCCACATTCAATTCTTGCCATCGACGTCGAGACGGCGAACCGCGATAGTCGCAGCATCTGCTCTGTCGGCTGGAGCCTGCTCGTCGACGGTGAAATCATCGAAACGAACCAACTGCTCGTCAATCCGGAGGAAGACTTCGATGCCGGCAATATCCGGGTCCATGGCATCCGGCCGAGCGATGTCTGGGACGCCCCAGCGTTACCCGAGGTGCTCGAACAGCTCTATCCGACGCTGCGGGATGTCGACCTCGTCATGGCACACAACGCATCGTTCGATATGGGCGCGTTCAAGAAAGCGATCGCCAAATACGATTTATATACGTTTCCGACGATCGAGTACGGCTGTACCGTCAAGTTGTCGAGAAAACTGTATCCAGGTCTGCCGAATCACAAGCTGAACGCGATGGCGGAATATTTGAACGTCCCGTTCATGCATCACGATGCGGCTGAAGATGCTCGCGTCTGTGCCCTGCTCATGCGCGACATGATGCAGAAGACCGGGATCCATGATCCGCGTGAACTGCACCGGTACACATCGGTCAAGCTCGGAAAACTCGCTTATTGA
- a CDS encoding four-helix bundle copper-binding protein, with translation MDRASVEETILAVIDCMRASNHCFSKCLQEEDLLMVAECIRLTKECSEVCALALNALETDSAFTKPIGALCAQVCDTCAVECGRHLHDHCQRCAEACLRCAEACRNLVAA, from the coding sequence ATGGACCGAGCCTCTGTCGAAGAGACCATTTTAGCCGTCATCGACTGTATGCGGGCAAGCAATCATTGTTTCTCAAAATGCTTACAAGAAGAAGACTTGTTGATGGTCGCCGAGTGTATCCGGCTGACGAAAGAATGTTCGGAAGTGTGTGCACTCGCCTTGAACGCGCTCGAGACCGATTCGGCTTTCACCAAACCGATTGGTGCACTCTGCGCCCAGGTGTGTGACACGTGCGCCGTCGAATGTGGCCGCCACTTGCACGATCATTGCCAACGCTGTGCCGAAGCATGTCTCCGCTGTGCCGAAGCATGCCGCAACCTCGTGGCCGCATAA
- a CDS encoding GRP family sugar transporter, with protein sequence MEMILLALLPALMWGSIPLIVSKVGGKPIQQLIGTTIGAMVMAVIIALVFNPGFTTLAIVTGFISGAFWALGQYLQFQSFQILSVSKAMPISTGMQLLGTSLFGVIVLGDWKTTTELWLGFSALVLIVIGAALTSYQQNKDGDSSGALKKGLLVLLVSSIGYVTYAVLTNYFEVDGITAILPQSVGMFVAALLFSLREKDVKKFDPKTFKNILAGIAWGIGNFGLFVSSGEVGIATSFALSQLNVVVATLGGIYLLKEEKTTKERVFVFMGIGLIVVAGFMLGIAKS encoded by the coding sequence ATGGAAATGATTTTACTCGCACTCTTACCTGCCTTGATGTGGGGGAGTATCCCGCTCATCGTCTCAAAGGTCGGTGGGAAGCCGATTCAACAGTTGATCGGGACGACAATCGGGGCGATGGTGATGGCGGTCATTATCGCACTCGTGTTCAATCCCGGGTTCACGACGCTCGCGATCGTGACCGGATTCATCTCCGGCGCGTTTTGGGCACTCGGACAATATTTACAGTTCCAATCGTTTCAAATTTTAAGTGTCTCGAAGGCGATGCCGATCAGCACCGGCATGCAGCTTCTCGGTACATCGTTGTTCGGTGTCATCGTCCTCGGAGACTGGAAAACGACGACCGAACTATGGCTCGGATTTTCGGCGCTCGTTCTCATCGTGATTGGGGCTGCGTTGACGTCGTATCAGCAGAACAAAGACGGCGACAGCAGCGGCGCCTTGAAGAAAGGCTTGCTCGTTCTGCTCGTGTCGAGTATCGGTTACGTGACGTACGCCGTCCTGACGAACTATTTCGAGGTCGACGGGATCACGGCCATCTTGCCACAGTCGGTCGGGATGTTCGTCGCGGCGCTGTTGTTCAGCCTGCGTGAGAAAGACGTGAAGAAGTTCGATCCGAAGACGTTCAAAAACATCTTGGCCGGGATCGCCTGGGGGATCGGGAACTTCGGGCTGTTCGTGTCGAGCGGTGAAGTCGGAATCGCGACGTCATTCGCCTTGTCGCAATTGAACGTCGTCGTGGCTACGCTCGGCGGGATCTATCTGTTAAAAGAAGAGAAAACGACGAAAGAACGTGTCTTCGTCTTTATGGGTATCGGCCTCATCGTCGTGGCTGGATTCATGCTCGGAATCGCTAAAAGCTAA
- the msrA gene encoding peptide-methionine (S)-S-oxide reductase MsrA, with protein sequence MEKATFAGGCFWCMVTPFEEHPGIESIVSGYTGGHVDDPTYEQVKTGTTGHYEVVEITFDPTLFAYERLLELYWIQTDPTDDGGQFQDRGSQYAPAIFYHTEEQRVQAEQSRDALAASGRFQQPIVTKILPADTFYPAEEYHQDFHKKNPAHYKEDRKKSGRDAFIEQAW encoded by the coding sequence ATGGAAAAAGCAACATTCGCAGGCGGCTGCTTTTGGTGCATGGTGACACCGTTCGAGGAACATCCCGGCATCGAGTCGATCGTATCAGGTTATACGGGAGGTCACGTCGACGATCCGACGTATGAACAAGTGAAGACAGGGACGACAGGACACTATGAGGTCGTCGAGATCACGTTCGACCCGACGCTGTTCGCTTACGAGCGACTGCTCGAACTGTATTGGATTCAGACCGATCCGACCGATGACGGCGGTCAATTCCAAGACCGAGGCAGTCAATATGCGCCGGCCATCTTCTATCATACGGAAGAACAACGCGTGCAGGCAGAACAGAGTCGCGATGCGCTCGCGGCGAGCGGACGTTTCCAACAGCCGATCGTCACGAAAATCTTACCGGCCGACACGTTCTATCCGGCCGAGGAGTACCATCAAGACTTCCATAAAAAAAATCCGGCCCACTATAAAGAGGACCGGAAAAAATCTGGGCGTGACGCATTCATTGAACAAGCCTGGTAA
- a CDS encoding amidase family protein has protein sequence MTDTFDFMELDIESAHRGYKEGTITARDVTAYYLTRIAQFNDKLKAVIQVNPDALFEAESADRAFRRGLRLPLLGIPVLIKDNVETAGLMKTTAGAVALEHHFAGRDAHLVQNLRASGAIILGKANLSEWANFLTEGMPNGWSGVGGQTLNPYGDKLDVGGSSSGSASAVAANLTLLAVGSETSGSIIHPSVHNGIVGIKPTVGLISRSGIIPISRSQDTAGPMARTLEDAVRALEAMVGEDPADPATLNLPAGPPYRTCLDERQAVGMRVGIVKADLSAEEQALYRETTELLKQSGIDLVEVELPAHDTLDQGDILYHEFKLGIEAYLATTTLPYETLSDLMDWNNRHPETIPHGQKTFEKAERLSGRLIEAAYLTRRLDDVRDAKTDGLDRLLNEQQLHALVLPHDLNYDMAAKAGHPTITIPYRLKASGAPFGLSFTGTSYAERDLIRLAYAFERHISRPVPPL, from the coding sequence ATGACTGACACATTTGATTTTATGGAACTCGATATCGAATCTGCCCATCGCGGATATAAAGAAGGAACAATTACGGCGCGTGACGTGACGGCCTACTATTTGACCCGGATCGCCCAGTTCAATGACAAACTGAAGGCGGTCATTCAAGTGAACCCGGACGCGTTGTTCGAGGCCGAGTCGGCTGACCGGGCGTTTCGTCGCGGGCTACGCTTGCCGCTACTCGGCATTCCTGTCTTGATCAAAGACAATGTCGAGACAGCCGGACTCATGAAGACGACGGCCGGGGCCGTCGCCCTCGAACATCACTTCGCAGGCCGGGACGCCCATCTCGTCCAAAACCTGCGAGCGAGCGGGGCCATCATCCTCGGGAAAGCGAACTTGTCCGAATGGGCCAACTTTTTGACCGAGGGCATGCCGAACGGCTGGAGCGGTGTCGGTGGGCAGACGCTCAATCCATATGGGGATAAGCTCGATGTCGGAGGTTCGAGCTCAGGTTCGGCCTCTGCGGTCGCAGCGAACCTGACACTGCTCGCTGTCGGTAGCGAGACGAGCGGCTCCATCATCCATCCGAGCGTGCACAATGGCATCGTCGGCATCAAACCGACCGTCGGCCTCATCAGTCGGAGTGGCATCATCCCGATTTCGCGGTCGCAAGACACGGCGGGACCGATGGCACGAACGCTCGAAGACGCGGTAAGGGCACTTGAGGCGATGGTAGGGGAAGACCCGGCGGACCCGGCGACACTCAACCTCCCGGCCGGCCCGCCGTATCGGACGTGCCTCGACGAGCGCCAAGCGGTCGGGATGCGTGTCGGGATCGTCAAAGCTGATTTATCAGCAGAAGAACAAGCATTATACCGTGAGACGACCGAGCTGTTGAAACAGAGCGGCATCGACCTTGTCGAAGTCGAACTGCCCGCCCATGATACACTCGACCAAGGCGATATTTTGTACCACGAGTTCAAACTCGGGATCGAGGCGTACCTGGCCACGACGACGCTCCCGTACGAGACGTTGTCGGATTTGATGGACTGGAACAACAGACATCCTGAGACGATCCCGCACGGACAAAAGACGTTCGAGAAAGCGGAAAGATTGTCGGGACGTCTCATCGAGGCGGCCTATTTGACGCGCAGGCTCGATGACGTGCGTGACGCCAAGACGGACGGACTCGACCGCCTATTAAACGAACAGCAGTTGCACGCGCTCGTCTTGCCTCACGATTTGAACTATGACATGGCGGCAAAAGCCGGGCATCCGACCATCACGATCCCATATCGCTTGAAAGCGAGTGGGGCGCCGTTCGGCCTATCGTTCACCGGGACGAGTTATGCCGAACGTGACTTGATTCGTCTGGCGTATGCGTTCGAGCGACATATTTCGCGTCCCGTTCCACCGTTATAA
- the rlmN gene encoding 23S rRNA (adenine(2503)-C(2))-methyltransferase RlmN has product MKPSIYGLTFDQLTEVCVSWGYSAFHARQIWDSLYIDRVKQIEDISVRAEVLEALAAEYVISTQDLFVKQEAGDGTVKFLLKLHDGHYIETVLMRHKYGRSVCVTTQVGCNIGCSFCASGLLKKTRDLTAGEVVEQIMTVQHYLDEVGEGARVSHIVVMGIGEPFDNFDNLVDFLRVVKDERGLAIAPRKINVSTSGLADKIYKFADLDLRINLALSLHAPNDALRTQIMKINRAFPLDKLMPAIRYYVEKTNKRITFEYILLSKVNDLPEHAEELAALIDDIKDKSYVNLIPYNPVNEHIQYERSTSEDIMAFYDVLKKRGINTGVRLEHGTDIDAACGQLRSKHMNVEGAK; this is encoded by the coding sequence ATGAAACCATCTATATACGGGCTGACGTTCGATCAGCTGACAGAAGTGTGTGTCTCTTGGGGATACAGCGCCTTCCATGCGAGACAAATCTGGGACTCGCTCTACATCGATCGAGTGAAACAAATCGAGGACATCTCGGTACGGGCCGAGGTGCTTGAGGCGCTCGCCGCCGAATACGTCATCTCGACGCAAGACCTGTTCGTCAAACAAGAGGCGGGCGACGGGACGGTCAAATTTTTACTTAAACTACACGACGGGCACTATATCGAGACTGTGCTCATGCGACATAAGTACGGCCGTTCGGTCTGTGTGACAACGCAGGTCGGGTGCAATATCGGCTGCAGCTTCTGTGCGAGCGGTCTCTTGAAGAAGACACGTGATTTGACGGCGGGCGAAGTCGTCGAACAAATCATGACCGTTCAACACTACTTGGACGAAGTCGGCGAAGGGGCCCGGGTCAGCCATATCGTCGTCATGGGGATCGGCGAACCGTTCGATAACTTTGACAACTTGGTCGACTTCCTGCGTGTCGTCAAGGACGAGCGCGGTCTCGCGATCGCGCCGCGTAAAATCAACGTCTCGACGAGCGGACTCGCCGACAAGATTTACAAGTTCGCGGACCTCGATTTGCGCATCAACTTGGCGTTGTCGCTCCATGCGCCGAACGACGCGCTGCGGACGCAAATCATGAAAATCAACCGGGCGTTCCCGCTCGACAAGCTCATGCCGGCCATCCGGTATTACGTCGAGAAGACGAACAAACGAATCACGTTCGAATATATTCTCCTGTCGAAAGTGAACGATTTACCGGAGCACGCCGAGGAATTGGCGGCGCTCATCGACGATATTAAGGACAAGTCGTACGTCAACTTGATCCCGTATAACCCGGTCAACGAGCATATCCAATACGAGCGCAGTACCTCGGAGGACATCATGGCGTTCTATGATGTCTTGAAGAAGCGTGGCATCAACACCGGTGTCCGCCTTGAGCATGGGACTGACATCGATGCGGCATGCGGCCAGTTGCGCAGTAAACATATGAACGTCGAAGGTGCGAAATAA
- a CDS encoding SMP-30/gluconolactonase/LRE family protein: METVNAALWIRVRNTLGEGPCWDAELKRFYWVDIEGHTLWWYDEKEDELSSFDMGQQIGFAVPKVTDGVVVGLKDGIYEWDEGSKRLDKLVELDDPEGDLRFNDGKADPYGRIFAGTLHLNDEENEATLYRLNRDGTTEVMLSELTLSNGLTWSPDHSTFYHIDTPTETVRKYPYDLKTGTLGDGEVVIDFKDEEGFPDGMTSDEDGFLWIAHFAGGRVSRWNPKTGEKVLEVLVPAPNVTSCCFVGDDLKQLAITTAREGMDDAALEAHPDAGSVFKIDTDVKGMPLYRFGR; encoded by the coding sequence ATGGAGACAGTAAACGCGGCGTTATGGATTCGAGTCAGAAATACACTTGGGGAAGGCCCATGTTGGGATGCTGAACTGAAACGGTTCTATTGGGTCGACATCGAAGGACACACACTTTGGTGGTACGACGAAAAGGAAGACGAGCTGTCATCGTTCGATATGGGACAACAGATCGGGTTTGCGGTCCCGAAAGTGACAGACGGCGTCGTCGTCGGCTTGAAAGACGGCATCTATGAATGGGACGAGGGATCGAAGCGACTCGATAAACTCGTCGAACTCGATGACCCGGAAGGTGATCTTCGCTTCAACGACGGAAAGGCCGACCCGTACGGACGAATCTTTGCCGGGACGCTTCATCTCAACGACGAGGAGAACGAGGCGACGCTCTATCGCTTGAACCGTGACGGCACGACCGAGGTCATGCTCAGTGAACTGACGCTGTCGAACGGTCTGACATGGTCTCCGGACCACTCGACGTTCTACCATATCGATACACCGACCGAGACGGTCCGCAAATACCCGTACGACTTGAAAACAGGAACACTCGGGGATGGGGAAGTCGTCATCGATTTCAAAGATGAGGAAGGATTCCCGGACGGTATGACATCCGATGAAGACGGCTTTTTATGGATTGCCCACTTCGCGGGCGGACGCGTCTCGCGCTGGAACCCGAAGACGGGTGAAAAAGTGCTCGAGGTGCTCGTGCCGGCCCCGAACGTCACGTCATGCTGTTTCGTCGGTGATGACTTGAAACAACTTGCCATCACGACGGCGCGCGAAGGAATGGATGACGCGGCGCTCGAGGCCCATCCGGACGCAGGTTCGGTCTTTAAAATTGATACAGATGTGAAAGGGATGCCGCTCTATCGGTTTGGTCGATAA